In Pseudothermotoga hypogea DSM 11164 = NBRC 106472, the following are encoded in one genomic region:
- the hydF gene encoding [FeFe] hydrogenase H-cluster maturation GTPase HydF — MNVPHAGFRKYIAIVGRRNVGKSSLINAIVGQDVAIVSDVPGTTTDPVYKTLELHPLGPVTLIDTPGLDDEGFLGEKRVERAKRSLYRADAAILVVDDVPTEHERFAVNLLRQLEIPFIIAINKLDLKNNLRDAYIDFGVPIVEVSAKTKTNIETLIKTVCDILPEEEPRPMLAHLIGEYRTVVLVVPIDTAAPKGRLIMPQVEAIRETIDHAATAVVTRDTELAQTLEKVNFKVDLVVTDSQAIMRVEKIVPKQIPLTTFSILESASKGDVKQFLEGIDALKNLKDGDTVAIVEACSHVPTCDDIGRVKIPRWISEKVKLELEYRFFAGKEFPEVEQLSNCKLMIHCGGCVLNRTAFMRRMRLAKRLNIPVVNYGMLISHLHGVLERVVEPILKKQG; from the coding sequence ATGAACGTACCTCATGCAGGCTTTAGGAAATACATAGCGATCGTTGGTAGGAGGAACGTTGGGAAATCGTCTTTGATCAACGCGATCGTTGGTCAAGACGTGGCGATCGTCAGCGATGTTCCAGGAACAACCACAGATCCCGTTTACAAAACTCTCGAGTTGCACCCTTTGGGTCCGGTGACGCTCATCGACACACCGGGTCTGGACGACGAAGGTTTTCTCGGTGAAAAGAGAGTTGAAAGGGCCAAGAGAAGCCTGTACCGCGCGGACGCCGCCATTCTCGTTGTTGACGATGTGCCAACCGAACATGAACGTTTCGCCGTAAATCTGCTGAGGCAACTCGAGATACCATTCATCATCGCCATCAACAAATTGGATCTGAAGAACAATTTAAGAGACGCATACATTGATTTTGGCGTGCCGATCGTCGAAGTCTCTGCCAAAACGAAAACGAACATAGAAACTCTCATCAAAACCGTTTGCGATATCTTGCCGGAGGAAGAGCCCAGACCAATGCTCGCTCACCTCATCGGCGAATACAGAACAGTCGTGCTTGTAGTGCCCATAGACACCGCTGCACCGAAAGGAAGACTCATCATGCCGCAGGTTGAAGCGATAAGGGAAACGATCGATCATGCCGCGACGGCAGTGGTTACAAGGGACACGGAGCTTGCGCAAACTCTGGAAAAAGTGAACTTCAAAGTCGATCTGGTGGTGACCGACTCACAGGCGATAATGAGGGTTGAAAAGATCGTGCCAAAGCAGATCCCACTCACCACGTTTTCAATTCTCGAATCCGCAAGCAAAGGCGATGTGAAGCAGTTTTTGGAAGGAATCGATGCCCTCAAGAATCTGAAAGACGGTGACACGGTAGCCATCGTTGAGGCGTGCTCACACGTTCCGACGTGCGACGACATAGGTAGAGTCAAGATCCCCCGTTGGATCTCCGAAAAAGTCAAGCTCGAGCTTGAATACAGGTTTTTCGCTGGCAAGGAATTTCCAGAGGTCGAGCAACTTTCAAACTGCAAGCTGATGATACATTGTGGTGGGTGTGTGCTGAACAGAACAGCATTCATGAGACGTATGAGGCTGGCAAAGAGACTGAACATTCCTGTCGTGAACTACGGCATGCTCATATCCCACCTTCACGGCGTGCTGGAGAGAGTCGTAGAACCAATCCTCAAGAAGCAAGGATAG
- the hydE gene encoding [FeFe] hydrogenase H-cluster radical SAM maturase HydE encodes MYGVIEKIVHHPEKVTLEEIAWILANDELNEQLFAVADEVRRKYLGKEVYLRGIIEFSNYCRNDCLYCGIRSSNKNVKRYRMSVEEIVERARLIAQMGIKTVVLQSGEDPYYTREMIGEMVTRIKKFNVAITLSVGEREFDEYAYWKELGADRYLMRHETADEELYRKLHPNDSFENRKAHLLKLKQLGYETGAGSMVGLPGQDDFSLAKDVLFVYQLDADMVGIGPFIPHPDTPLAECKAGELTKTLKLIALTRLFLPDANIPATTALGTIHPFGRQLALKCGANVIMPNFTPSPYRAQYALYPNKICIFENDVACGECTKNLVRSVGYEVSEDFGYRRKAHERTSCRL; translated from the coding sequence GTGTACGGAGTGATCGAAAAGATCGTACACCACCCCGAAAAGGTGACTCTTGAAGAGATCGCTTGGATACTGGCAAACGACGAGCTGAATGAGCAACTTTTCGCAGTTGCCGACGAAGTCAGACGAAAATATTTGGGCAAAGAGGTATATCTTCGTGGCATCATAGAGTTTTCCAATTACTGCAGGAACGATTGTTTGTACTGTGGCATCAGATCGTCCAACAAGAACGTCAAACGTTATAGAATGAGCGTCGAGGAGATCGTCGAACGTGCGAGGCTTATTGCGCAGATGGGTATAAAAACCGTGGTGCTCCAGTCCGGGGAGGATCCTTATTACACGAGAGAAATGATCGGTGAAATGGTAACGAGGATCAAGAAATTCAACGTCGCGATAACGCTTTCCGTTGGAGAGAGAGAGTTCGATGAGTATGCGTACTGGAAAGAACTTGGAGCAGATCGCTACCTGATGCGCCACGAGACGGCGGACGAAGAGCTCTACAGAAAACTGCATCCAAACGATTCTTTTGAGAACCGCAAGGCACACTTGCTGAAACTCAAGCAGCTCGGCTACGAAACTGGCGCAGGTTCCATGGTGGGACTTCCCGGTCAGGACGATTTCTCCTTAGCGAAAGACGTTTTGTTTGTGTACCAGCTCGATGCGGACATGGTGGGTATCGGTCCGTTCATACCCCATCCTGACACACCTTTGGCCGAATGTAAAGCGGGCGAACTGACGAAAACGCTCAAACTCATTGCACTCACGAGACTGTTCTTACCGGATGCAAACATTCCTGCCACCACGGCGCTGGGAACCATCCACCCCTTCGGTAGGCAACTCGCACTGAAGTGTGGTGCGAACGTGATCATGCCGAACTTCACTCCCTCACCCTACCGGGCACAGTATGCACTCTATCCCAACAAGATATGCATCTTCGAGAACGATGTCGCGTGTGGCGAGTGCACGAAAAACTTAGTCAGATCAGTTGGTTACGAGGTCAGCGAAGATTTTGGATACAGGAGGAAGGCTCATGAACGTACCTCATGCAGGCTTTAG
- the hydG gene encoding [FeFe] hydrogenase H-cluster radical SAM maturase HydG, with protein MLTLLRRIESIEDRESFIPHGEIEQLLNETKNPDTELIREIVEKSLQKERLTPKETATLLNAEKPEQIELIFQAARKLKEEIYGNRIVLFAPLYIGNQCINNCSYCGFRAENTQVIRKTLSEEELEAELHALTSKGHKRLIVVFGEHPMYSPTFIAKTIEKIYSYKNGHGEIRRVNVNAAPQTIEGYRIIKQVGIGTFQIFQETYHLPTYKKYHLKGPKASYMYRLFGLDRAMLAGIDDVGIGALFGLYDWKFEVMGLMYHTKHLEERFGVGPHTISFPRIEPAVNTPLAQRPPKPVSDEEFKRLIAIIRLSVPYTGMILTARESPDIRREGLRLGVSQIDAGSSIGVGSYSNQDPETIKKSQFILGDTRSLDEVMRELAQNGYIPSFCTACYRAGRTGQHFMEFAIPGFVKEFCTPNALLTFKEYLIDYASEETKRIGERLIESELKKMPEERRKVVEKLLQKLEAGERDVRL; from the coding sequence GTGTTGACGTTACTGAGGAGGATCGAAAGTATCGAGGACCGAGAGAGTTTCATCCCGCATGGCGAGATAGAACAACTGTTGAATGAGACGAAGAATCCTGACACAGAACTGATACGAGAAATCGTTGAGAAATCGTTGCAAAAGGAACGACTCACACCCAAAGAGACAGCCACGCTCTTGAACGCAGAAAAGCCAGAGCAGATCGAACTCATATTTCAAGCGGCGAGAAAGTTGAAAGAGGAGATCTACGGCAACAGGATCGTTCTCTTCGCACCGCTTTACATTGGGAATCAGTGCATCAACAACTGTTCGTACTGCGGTTTCAGGGCCGAGAACACGCAGGTGATCAGAAAGACATTGAGCGAAGAAGAGCTCGAAGCAGAACTTCACGCGCTCACCTCAAAGGGCCACAAGAGGCTGATCGTTGTCTTTGGAGAACATCCCATGTATTCACCGACCTTCATAGCCAAGACGATCGAGAAGATATACAGTTACAAGAATGGACATGGTGAGATAAGGCGTGTGAACGTGAACGCCGCACCTCAGACGATTGAAGGTTACAGGATCATAAAGCAGGTGGGTATAGGCACCTTCCAGATCTTCCAAGAGACTTATCATCTGCCCACCTACAAGAAGTACCATCTGAAAGGTCCGAAGGCTTCCTATATGTACAGGCTCTTTGGTCTGGACAGAGCCATGCTTGCCGGCATAGACGATGTGGGTATAGGTGCTCTTTTCGGACTCTACGATTGGAAATTCGAAGTGATGGGGCTCATGTACCACACAAAACATTTAGAAGAAAGGTTCGGCGTAGGACCACACACCATCTCCTTTCCGAGGATCGAGCCAGCAGTGAACACACCTCTCGCCCAGAGGCCACCCAAACCCGTGAGCGATGAAGAATTCAAACGTTTGATAGCGATCATAAGGCTGTCCGTTCCCTACACCGGCATGATTCTGACCGCCAGAGAAAGCCCTGACATAAGACGAGAAGGTCTGAGGCTCGGGGTATCTCAGATAGATGCCGGTTCGAGCATAGGTGTTGGTTCCTATTCGAATCAGGATCCAGAAACGATCAAAAAGAGCCAGTTCATCTTGGGTGACACCAGATCTCTGGACGAGGTGATGAGAGAGCTCGCTCAAAACGGTTACATACCGTCCTTCTGTACAGCGTGTTACAGGGCCGGCAGAACGGGTCAACACTTCATGGAGTTCGCGATACCAGGTTTCGTGAAGGAGTTCTGCACACCGAATGCCTTGTTGACGTTCAAAGAGTATCTGATCGATTACGCTTCGGAGGAGACAAAAAGGATAGGGGAAAGGCTCATCGAAAGCGAACTCAAGAAGATGCCGGAGGAAAGAAGAAAGGTTGTGGAAAAGCTTTTGCAAAAACTGGAGGCGGGAGAAAGGGATGTCAGACTGTGA
- a CDS encoding TM1266 family iron-only hydrogenase system putative regulator — MERFYIVNIIVEDRQSAYKQVNELLHDFADVIKLRIGYPVPDENMAIILLIVKTSNDVIGSLSGKLGQVKSVKVKTMPLK; from the coding sequence TTGGAGAGGTTCTACATCGTGAACATCATCGTGGAGGACCGGCAGAGTGCGTACAAACAGGTGAACGAGCTTCTGCACGATTTTGCGGACGTGATAAAACTCAGAATCGGCTATCCCGTACCTGACGAGAACATGGCGATCATACTCTTGATCGTGAAAACCAGTAACGATGTGATCGGAAGCCTGAGCGGGAAACTCGGCCAGGTGAAGAGTGTCAAGGTGAAGACGATGCCTTTGAAGTGA
- a CDS encoding methyltransferase domain-containing protein, which produces MTRSWQEWLVRQISLAGDFDERILNAFLKVPREVFSEFHYDLDVVYSDNVIVTARDGNSYSTSSQPSLMALFMSVVGLREGMKVLEIGSGTGYNACVMAHVVGEDGLVVGIESNQRFFKRSVEVASKLGIENVIFVNGDGFYGYEKLSPYDAIVITVAVDKVSRHWVDQLKIGGRVVGPIDVYTIDRQPAFVFEKTSDSIVAKHLVETKFIKAGGLLGNLNETNLERLSKIEKRFSTPVEFLSIPVGSYEAVGVFHLASWSLCEKSGWIYFVEDEGFARWKGGWEVFGKMELIKRIAEEWAKTGFTPMMLLRFGYDHRMNFERLERWDET; this is translated from the coding sequence ATGACCCGATCCTGGCAGGAATGGCTGGTCAGACAGATCTCGCTTGCCGGTGATTTCGACGAGAGGATTCTCAACGCGTTTCTTAAAGTACCCAGAGAGGTCTTCAGCGAGTTTCACTACGATCTGGACGTTGTTTACAGCGACAACGTGATCGTAACGGCGAGGGACGGAAACAGTTACTCTACCTCGAGTCAGCCTTCGCTCATGGCCCTTTTCATGAGCGTGGTCGGCTTGAGAGAGGGCATGAAGGTTTTGGAGATCGGCTCGGGTACAGGCTACAACGCCTGCGTCATGGCCCATGTCGTCGGAGAGGATGGTCTCGTCGTCGGAATCGAATCCAACCAAAGGTTCTTCAAGAGGAGCGTTGAGGTGGCTTCGAAGTTGGGCATTGAAAACGTTATCTTCGTGAACGGCGACGGATTCTATGGCTATGAAAAACTTTCACCGTACGATGCGATAGTGATCACCGTGGCCGTGGACAAGGTCTCACGGCATTGGGTAGATCAGCTGAAAATAGGAGGAAGAGTTGTTGGTCCCATCGATGTTTACACGATCGATAGACAACCGGCATTCGTGTTCGAAAAGACAAGCGACAGCATCGTGGCAAAACACCTTGTGGAGACCAAGTTCATAAAGGCTGGCGGATTACTTGGAAACCTCAACGAAACCAATCTCGAGAGACTGTCGAAAATAGAGAAGAGGTTCTCAACGCCGGTAGAGTTCTTGAGCATTCCAGTTGGCAGCTACGAAGCCGTTGGAGTGTTTCACCTGGCCAGCTGGTCACTGTGTGAGAAAAGTGGCTGGATTTACTTTGTCGAAGATGAAGGTTTTGCACGTTGGAAAGGTGGCTGGGAAGTGTTTGGAAAAATGGAACTGATCAAACGCATCGCTGAAGAATGGGCGAAGACTGGATTCACTCCTATGATGCTTTTGAGGTTTGGCTACGACCACAGGATGAATTTCGAAAGATTGGAAAGGTGGGATGAAACATGA
- a CDS encoding MG2 domain-containing protein, translating into MREKILVSLLVLLSILSVANYAYFSQAGLLTKGQDLGFVVYGKDLSSVELTIWEVRNDEALLSKLLHGQTDLEQVLGRVVLRRRFTPVKDWETFSLKFERLGTYYATLTGRDEKGGKTLLDETFLLVTDMEAIHFSDGERTILYVMNKDGGFVSNAEVNFYNDSKLVLKAKTDTNGIAICENACDFFYVKKENTSIFGEIYFPYKKEYADEKLFLITDRPIYKPNDVVKFRGQLFSKRDNLYEACGASSVKVIVKDPKDNDVYTEDLTTDELGGFFDEFKLPDTASVGVYEINVLHKGKTYYDSFMVEEYRKPEYKISIDTPEEPIFSGQTLKFTIHVTYFNDQPVPNARVAYYVHAEPYYKESFLAYRGLEVTDETGSFTVEVKTDEGFDGYYTIEVIATDESQRQVEETKSVRVWADDVNIQLEDEYIWTSPGQELKIPLAITNVAGEPLDGTLIVNVEGTIQKVLVVNGKAELVFLPERAKEYRIELTFGKVKKQLHVYAFAEGYRPSELTLLVDQKKVQSGQTIRVNLASAYRITGVLALLADKIYETVAIDASQQISISLKVPENFAERNLFVVFLGLEGGRRVEKQSMVSVERELNLSTLKITFDKERYEPGETATVRIEADANNVCLMLVDEAIYAMVRRDPPSLESFLYPENDYPNVSYDFAYTWRLYSATRVMFAELASKETSFEDFKKSAVMEKINVREYFPDTALWIPSLSLEGCVATIRFKVPDSITTFRATAYGFSRSLFSQGFGSMTVTKPFYVRPHLPSFFREGDVVRIGATIFNQTEEPLKTNYWVELPDSVKAMQGVAGETIVQPNSSFTQSYLVRAVRPLDPSTLTFYAVSNLTDAVALNVPVKPFAFEREFYFLEKIDGKRKLTLPEGEYVQARLRILTSVMPILNQSIQKLIHYPYGCTEQTMSSFLPAVVATKMGLKIADLDDIVQKGLFRLYDHQHSDGGWGWWKTDESHPLMSAYVMEGLYHAIKAGYHVPDAVVRRGIDYLSNNMSGYGVHVLALYGLNVESFEPQSDVDLIFSAMVSAEALQKALKLVEESERFAHVKIKPEDHFLSEVQLSAVLLRSLLKWQKDSSLISKLINYLLTRKDGYFWYSTKDTSYSVLALLEALPTYDRPQISIRNNDKEFFLNTEGEISLEKGFLEIEGDGLVEVHVVYLERPVGPVSEGLKIERQIYKRYELYLEKDKQVVDAFIPLGTDLVPVKIERAEVTDEMLRAYAYEYRKAKNFEYNKVRFSVIDNFLTLFDVNYNFEKLTAGSGLIVVKLEGNAALVCDTGSKRIVIHQGVRDIALLGPNVLILKENTLWLNEAPFTTIPDDVEEITCTEREILLKARDKTYWLKDGKFIALPFTARNIYHWDGENLLASGIKFSGNDSELENATFRVTFKPEPVKLRSGDIAKTILKVSECDGQYLVVEDFFASCAQLLTNYREKNLEEYYEKFDYGWYKRWDLWYSARELHMDRIAFFATYCWNDTFSYIWRVTADGIYQLLPARVYSMYKQDLYAHSDPSVLHVGLGGEALEGR; encoded by the coding sequence ATGAGGGAAAAGATCCTCGTGAGTCTTTTGGTTCTGCTCTCGATACTCAGTGTGGCGAACTATGCGTATTTCAGCCAAGCCGGGTTGTTGACGAAGGGGCAGGATTTGGGGTTTGTCGTCTATGGAAAAGACCTCAGCAGTGTGGAGCTCACAATCTGGGAAGTCAGGAATGACGAGGCTCTGCTTTCGAAACTGCTTCACGGACAGACGGATCTCGAGCAAGTACTCGGTAGAGTTGTCCTGAGGAGAAGGTTCACACCAGTGAAGGACTGGGAAACGTTCTCATTGAAGTTCGAAAGGTTAGGAACGTACTACGCCACTCTGACAGGCCGTGATGAAAAGGGAGGTAAGACTTTGCTGGACGAAACGTTCCTTCTCGTCACGGACATGGAGGCGATCCATTTCAGTGATGGTGAGAGAACTATCCTGTACGTGATGAACAAAGACGGGGGATTTGTCAGCAACGCGGAGGTGAACTTCTACAATGATTCGAAACTCGTCTTGAAGGCGAAGACCGATACCAACGGAATAGCAATATGTGAAAATGCATGCGATTTCTTCTACGTCAAGAAAGAAAACACATCAATCTTCGGTGAGATCTACTTCCCCTACAAGAAGGAATACGCCGATGAAAAACTGTTTCTGATCACGGATCGTCCCATATACAAACCGAACGATGTGGTCAAGTTTCGAGGCCAGCTGTTCAGCAAACGCGACAATCTCTACGAAGCATGCGGTGCGAGCTCGGTGAAAGTGATCGTCAAGGATCCGAAGGACAACGATGTGTACACAGAGGACCTCACCACCGATGAGCTCGGAGGTTTCTTTGACGAGTTCAAACTTCCAGACACTGCGTCCGTCGGCGTGTACGAGATCAACGTCCTTCACAAAGGCAAAACCTACTACGACTCTTTCATGGTGGAAGAGTATAGAAAACCCGAATACAAGATCTCGATCGACACTCCAGAAGAACCGATCTTCTCTGGCCAAACGCTGAAGTTCACCATCCACGTTACTTATTTCAACGATCAGCCCGTCCCGAACGCTCGAGTCGCTTACTACGTCCACGCAGAGCCATACTATAAGGAGTCCTTCTTAGCTTACAGGGGGCTCGAAGTGACGGACGAGACTGGCAGTTTCACCGTCGAAGTCAAAACTGATGAAGGTTTTGATGGCTACTACACGATAGAGGTCATCGCTACGGATGAGAGCCAACGTCAGGTTGAAGAGACAAAGTCCGTTCGCGTCTGGGCAGACGACGTGAACATCCAGCTGGAAGATGAGTACATCTGGACGAGTCCAGGTCAAGAGTTGAAGATACCTCTTGCCATCACAAATGTGGCTGGTGAGCCACTCGATGGAACGTTGATCGTGAACGTGGAGGGTACAATCCAAAAGGTCTTGGTCGTGAATGGAAAAGCTGAGCTCGTTTTCCTTCCAGAAAGAGCCAAAGAGTACCGAATCGAACTCACGTTTGGAAAGGTGAAAAAACAACTTCACGTCTACGCCTTTGCTGAGGGCTACAGACCGAGTGAACTGACACTGCTGGTGGATCAGAAGAAAGTACAATCGGGTCAAACGATACGAGTAAACCTGGCCTCTGCGTACCGAATCACTGGTGTGCTGGCACTGCTCGCCGACAAGATCTACGAAACGGTGGCGATAGACGCATCGCAGCAAATTTCCATCAGTTTGAAGGTGCCCGAGAACTTTGCTGAAAGGAACCTGTTCGTGGTGTTTTTGGGGCTCGAGGGTGGAAGACGAGTGGAAAAACAATCGATGGTTTCCGTTGAGCGGGAACTGAACCTTTCCACTTTGAAGATAACGTTCGACAAGGAAAGGTACGAACCGGGTGAAACTGCGACTGTGAGAATCGAGGCCGACGCCAACAACGTGTGTCTGATGCTCGTCGATGAAGCCATATACGCGATGGTTAGGAGAGATCCACCCAGCTTGGAAAGTTTCCTGTATCCTGAAAACGACTATCCCAACGTCAGTTACGATTTCGCTTACACCTGGAGGCTTTACTCGGCGACACGAGTGATGTTTGCAGAGCTGGCGTCGAAAGAAACCAGCTTCGAAGACTTCAAGAAGAGCGCGGTGATGGAGAAGATCAACGTGAGAGAATACTTCCCGGACACGGCGCTCTGGATACCATCTTTGTCGCTCGAAGGATGCGTCGCAACGATCCGTTTCAAAGTACCAGACAGCATCACCACGTTTCGAGCCACGGCCTACGGATTCTCTCGCTCGCTCTTTTCTCAAGGCTTTGGTTCCATGACCGTGACCAAACCTTTCTACGTTCGACCGCATTTGCCCAGCTTCTTCAGAGAAGGCGACGTGGTGCGCATCGGCGCAACGATCTTCAATCAGACTGAAGAACCTCTGAAAACCAACTACTGGGTTGAACTGCCCGACTCGGTGAAAGCCATGCAAGGTGTGGCAGGTGAAACGATCGTCCAGCCGAACTCTTCGTTCACGCAATCTTATCTCGTTCGAGCGGTTCGACCTCTGGATCCATCCACGCTCACCTTCTATGCGGTATCGAATCTGACAGACGCAGTTGCCCTGAACGTACCCGTCAAGCCTTTTGCCTTCGAGAGGGAGTTCTATTTCCTCGAAAAAATCGATGGAAAGAGAAAGCTCACATTGCCTGAGGGAGAGTACGTTCAAGCGAGGCTGAGGATCCTGACGAGCGTCATGCCTATCCTTAATCAGAGCATTCAAAAGCTCATCCACTATCCCTATGGGTGCACCGAGCAGACGATGAGTAGCTTTCTGCCGGCGGTCGTTGCCACTAAGATGGGACTAAAGATTGCAGATCTGGATGACATCGTTCAGAAAGGCTTGTTCAGACTTTACGATCATCAGCATTCAGATGGAGGATGGGGCTGGTGGAAGACGGATGAAAGTCATCCGTTGATGAGCGCCTACGTGATGGAAGGGCTGTACCACGCGATCAAGGCAGGTTACCATGTGCCGGATGCCGTCGTTCGGAGGGGCATAGACTATCTCTCGAATAACATGTCTGGTTATGGTGTTCACGTTCTCGCACTGTATGGACTCAACGTCGAAAGTTTTGAACCTCAGAGCGATGTGGATCTCATTTTCAGCGCAATGGTATCGGCTGAGGCTTTGCAGAAAGCACTCAAGTTGGTCGAAGAGAGCGAAAGGTTTGCGCATGTGAAGATCAAACCCGAAGATCATTTTCTGAGCGAGGTTCAACTGTCTGCCGTTCTGCTCAGGTCACTGCTGAAATGGCAAAAAGATTCTTCCCTCATCTCGAAGCTGATCAACTATCTGCTGACCAGAAAAGACGGATACTTCTGGTACTCGACGAAGGATACCTCCTACTCCGTGCTCGCGCTCCTCGAGGCTCTGCCGACGTATGACAGACCACAAATTTCGATCAGAAACAACGACAAAGAATTCTTCCTCAACACAGAAGGAGAGATATCGTTGGAAAAGGGTTTCCTCGAAATCGAAGGTGATGGACTCGTCGAGGTACACGTGGTTTATCTGGAACGTCCCGTCGGACCGGTCAGTGAAGGCTTGAAGATAGAGAGGCAAATCTACAAGAGATACGAACTTTATCTGGAAAAAGACAAACAAGTCGTTGATGCGTTCATACCGCTCGGGACAGATCTGGTACCGGTCAAAATTGAGCGGGCTGAAGTAACGGACGAAATGCTCCGTGCGTACGCTTATGAGTACCGGAAAGCGAAGAACTTCGAGTACAACAAAGTCAGATTCTCAGTGATTGACAACTTTCTCACGCTGTTCGATGTGAACTACAATTTCGAAAAGCTCACCGCAGGCTCGGGACTGATCGTCGTAAAACTTGAAGGCAACGCTGCTCTGGTATGCGATACGGGAAGCAAAAGGATCGTTATTCACCAAGGCGTGAGAGACATCGCGCTGCTCGGTCCGAACGTTTTGATCTTGAAAGAAAACACACTTTGGCTGAACGAGGCTCCCTTCACAACCATTCCAGACGATGTCGAAGAGATAACCTGCACCGAGCGGGAAATTCTCCTGAAAGCACGCGACAAAACGTACTGGTTGAAGGATGGAAAATTCATTGCGCTTCCTTTCACTGCGCGGAACATCTATCACTGGGATGGAGAGAACCTTCTGGCAAGTGGAATCAAATTTTCAGGAAACGACTCAGAACTCGAGAATGCAACGTTCCGCGTCACCTTCAAACCTGAACCTGTGAAACTTCGATCAGGCGACATTGCGAAGACGATCTTGAAGGTGAGTGAGTGTGATGGTCAGTACCTTGTGGTCGAAGACTTCTTCGCATCCTGCGCTCAGCTACTCACCAACTACCGTGAGAAGAACTTGGAGGAATATTACGAAAAGTTCGACTATGGCTGGTACAAACGGTGGGACCTCTGGTACTCTGCCAGGGAACTCCACATGGACAGGATAGCTTTCTTCGCCACATACTGTTGGAACGACACGTTCAGTTACATATGGAGGGTTACCGCGGATGGAATCTATCAGCTGCTTCCGGCACGGGTGTATTCGATGTACAAACAGGACCTTTACGCTCATTCTGATCCTTCTGTGCTCCACGTTGGCTTGGGCGGTGAGGCTCTGGAGGGCAGATGA